The following are encoded together in the Asticcacaulis sp. genome:
- a CDS encoding carboxymuconolactone decarboxylase family protein, with protein sequence MSIDTLQSLIPAYAKDLSSNLTNLLGETVLNEQQKWGTFLSCAHAIGVPAVVQNIEAAASEVMTPEAVTAAKAAAAIMGLNNVYFRALHLMQNKEYEKMRAGLRMNILTNPGVDKVDFELWSLAVSAVNACGLCMDSHEKVLRNHGVSAVQIQAALRIASTVNAISAVVRAEAALQG encoded by the coding sequence ATGTCCATTGATACCCTGCAAAGCCTGATCCCCGCCTATGCCAAGGATCTGTCGTCCAACCTGACCAACCTGCTGGGCGAAACCGTCCTGAATGAGCAGCAGAAATGGGGGACGTTCCTCTCCTGCGCCCATGCCATCGGCGTGCCGGCGGTGGTGCAAAATATCGAAGCCGCCGCCAGTGAGGTCATGACGCCGGAAGCCGTCACCGCTGCCAAGGCCGCGGCCGCCATAATGGGGCTGAACAATGTCTATTTCCGCGCCCTGCACCTGATGCAGAACAAGGAATATGAAAAGATGCGCGCCGGCCTGCGCATGAATATCCTGACCAATCCCGGCGTCGATAAGGTGGATTTCGAGCTGTGGTCGCTGGCGGTTTCGGCCGTCAATGCCTGCGGCCTGTGCATGGACAGCCACGAAAAGGTTCTGCGCAATCATGGCGTCAGCGCGGTTCAGATACAGGCGGCCCTGCGTATCGCCTCGACCGTTAATGCCATTTCGGCGGTTGTCCGCGCCGAAGCGGCCTTGCAGGGCTAA